A region from the Drosophila bipectinata strain 14024-0381.07 chromosome 3R, DbipHiC1v2, whole genome shotgun sequence genome encodes:
- the PolA2 gene encoding DNA polymerase alpha subunit B produces MDAEIKQQFDEMGVEPEDAVVERCVDLAITYNVTDATEFVEQWMAFSLSHLHGEDPTTDNLGEFERKVLQLRKDKIASKASAQKVNSYAATETNSLATYGLIEDDPMMEDYMGDSVADSSAMHTPKSKKEAPRPAGLKGGVLFSPASFTPQSAKKNQTGTPGNAVKGKPGDVVDSFGHPKLLSGSNWQSDMEHTVPVVQKLLHKDAPLTVANLGYMNDLLSERCDDLHDRLVDTGRALIDRKLGAEGAAECSWYPQDKHTLEALHLLHAVGMIHSEDDGPLDPHSAFLSVSDIDNNSFLSLNFSRIKSCSIFPGQVVLAKGFIPKGNSFVVEEIHTERKLTPPNPLKVDRELQFVVASGPFTDSTDLCYEPLHDLLNYLKDHRPDVLVLTGPFLDAEHKTIGELVETFESFFEKMIAGIMEVVGSHTTVLMVSSQKDAMAHSVYPTPPPTLRKSYPNLHLLPDPSIVDLDGITLGVTSTDVVDHLLSHELAANAGERMHRAINHLFHQGSFYPIYPPADEDMSYDSQLALKYAQIRQLPNVLILPGDQRHFIRLVSDCLVINPGRLSDSKGGTFARFLVSPTVPGKVANMFNSVACQVQRI; encoded by the coding sequence ATGGACGCGGAAATAAAGCAGCAGTTCGATGAAATGGGCGTGGAGCCCGAGGATGCGGTGGTGGAGAGGTGTGTGGACCTGGCCATCACGTATAATGTAACCGATGCTACGGAGTTTGTGGAACAGTGGATGGCGTTCAGCCTGTCACATCTTCACGGCGAGGATCCTACCACCGACAACCTCGGAGAGTTCGAGCGCAAGGTGCTGCAGCTTAGGAAAGACAAGATTGCTTCCAAGGCATCTGCTCAGAAGGTGAACTCCTATGCTGCGACAGAAACAAACTCCCTGGCCACCTATGGCCTTATTGAAGACGACCCCATGATGGAGGACTACATGGGAGATTCGGTAGCGGATTCCTCTGCCATGCACACGCCCAAGAGCAAAAAGGAAGCACCTCGCCCTGCAGGTCTCAAGGGCGGAGTGCTCTTCAGTCCCGCCAGCTTCACTCCCCAATCTGCTAAAAAGAATCAAACAGGAACCCCAGGAAACGCAGTTAAGGGCAAACCAGGCGATGTTGTGGACTCTTTTGGACACCCAAAGCTCTTGTCCGGTTCCAACTGGCAGTCGGATATGGAACACACAGTGCCTGTTGTCCAAAAACTTCTCCACAAAGACGCCCCACTGACTGTGGCCAACCTGGGCTACATGAACGATCTGCTAAGTGAGCGTTGCGATGACCTGCACGATCGACTGGTAGATACTGGACGAGCGCTGATAGACAGGAAGCTAGGCGCTGAAGGAGCAGCCGAGTGCAGCTGGTATCCGCAAGACAAACATACGCTTGAAGCCCTCCACTTACTGCACGCTGTAGGGATGATCCATTCCGAAGACGATGGCCCGCTGGACCCTCACTCTGCTTTTCTATCCGTATCCGACATTGACAACAACAGCTTCCTCTCGCTGAACTTCTCACGGATCAAGTCATGCAGTATATTCCCAGGACAAGTTGTGCTCGCTAAAGGGTTCATTCCAAAGGGCAATTCCTTTGTGGTGGAGGAGATCCACACTGAGCGGAAACTGACTCCCCCAAATCCCTTAAAAGTTGACAGGGAGCTGCAGTTTGTAGTGGCTTCCGGTCCATTCACAGATAGCACCGATCTGTGCTATGAGCCGCTTCACGACCTCCTGAATTACCTCAAAGATCACAGACCCGACGTGCTAGTCTTAACTGGTCCCTTCCTGGATGCAGAGCACAAAACTATTGGTGAGCTAGTGGAAACATTCGAATCCTTCTTCGAGAAGATGATTGCTGGAATTATGGAAGTGGTTGGGTCCCACACCACAGTGCTGATGGTGAGTAGCCAAAAGGATGCTATGGCTCACTCCGTATATCCCACCCCACCACCAACTCTCCGGAAAAGTTATCCTAACTTGCACTTGCTGCCCGACCCTTCCATTGTGGACCTGGATGGAATAACACTGGGCGTCACCTCCACTGATGTGGTGGATCATCTGCTGAGCCACGAACTGGCAGCGAATGCGGGCGAGCGAATGCATCGGGCCATCAACCATTTGTTTCATCAGGGTTCCTTCTACCCCATTTATCCGCCGGCGGACGAAGACATGTCCTACGATTCCCAGCTAGCCCTCAAGTACGCCCAAATCAGACAGTTGCCAAACGTGCTCATACTGCCCGGCGATCAGCGACACTTTATCCGCTTGGTAAGCGACTGCCTAGTCATCAATCCCGGACGACTGTCGGATAGTAAGGGCGGCACATTCGCCCGCTTCTTAGTTTCGCCCACAGTCCCCGGAAAGGTGGCCAACATGTTCAACAGTGTGGCATGTCAGGTGCAACGCATCTAA
- the LOC108122023 gene encoding uncharacterized protein: MPYEKFNKKRRQWEDSGVLELIKLWKVCAYELRTIKRNGHLYVAMAKQLTSLGVPVTALEVHFKVNNLTQRYRQEQKTFETTGIISTWKFYSQVDDVFKSLAAHTGYKDKRMTSASNTSSLPSTSESPVWKNPMSQQEFNSNNTEGFYKTEYGMHRHFMDHSQPPPNAGNVDNFMSSSAAVAAVAAAASARLADNNMDQQMNTAAGGSGASGGGGGNTNGGVSNYQKIKKSHEDYDKFVDIVKNIVDTHKSTPDKVDTFGDFIKSYMKRWPERLQDEAINHITNYVIVKNMEHSIASSHNPEGVNNRQ; encoded by the exons ATGCCT TatgaaaaattcaacaaaaagcGCCGACAATGGGAGGATAGTGGTGTACTAGAGCTGATTAAACTATGGAAAGTCTGCGCCTATGAGCTGCGCACCATCAAACGCAATGGCCATCTGTATGTGGCTATGGCCAAGCAGCTAACCTCACTGGGTGTCCCTGTTACTGCACTCGAGGTCCACTTCAAAGTCAACAATCTAACACAACGTTACAGACAGGAGCAAAAGACATTCGAAACCACTGGCATTATCAGCACCTGGAAGTTCTACAGTCAAGTCGATGATGTTTTCAAAAGTCTCGCTGCACACACCGGTTACAA AGATAAACGAATGACGAGCGCGTCGAATACCAGCAGTTTACCCTCTACATCTGAATCACCAGTTTGGAAAAATCCAATGTCGCAACAAGAGTTTAATAGTAACAACACGGAGGGGTTCTATAA GACCGAGTACGGGATGCATCGGCACTTTATGGACCACTCCCAGCCGCCTCCCAATGCCGGGAATGTGGACAACTTTATGTCGTCCTCGGCTGCTGTGGCAGCAGTGGCCGCAGCTGCCTCTGCCCGGCTGGCGGACAACAACATGGACCAGCAGATGAACACCGCCGCTGGAGGTAGCGGGGCTAGTGGAGGAGGCGGCGGCAATACAAATGGGGGCGTGAGCAACTATCAGAAGATCAAAAAATCCCACGAAGACTACGACAAGTTCGTTGACATAGTTAAGAATATAGTGGACACCCATAAGAGTACACCCGATAAGGTGGACACTTTCGGTGACTTCATCAAGTCGTACATGAAGCGCTGGCCGGAGCGGTTACAGGACGAGGCCATCAACCACATCACAAACTACGTGATTGTCAAAAACATGGAGCATAGTATTGCCAGTAGCCACAATCCGGAGGGGGTGAACAACCGGCAATAA